The genomic region GTCCACGAACCCGCCGAACAAGCCCAGTCCGGCGAGGAAGCCGCGCGAGTGCGGTTTGTTCGCCTGCTTGCGCTGGGTCAGCCCGCGGGCGAAGCGCAGCATGAGGTTCAGCCCGATCAACGCGAGGATCAGCGACATCACGGGCCGCGCGGCCTCCGTGGACAGATTGACCAGCACCGTGGCTCCGATAAAGGCACCGATCGCACCGGGGATCCCGATGGCGAACGCGGTGCGCCAGTCCACGTTGCCGAAGCGCGTGTGCGCCATGCCGGAGGCGAGCGTGGTGCCCAGCTCGGCGGTGTGCACCACGGCGGAGGCGGCGGCCGGGGTCAGTCCCGCCACGGCGATGAGCATGGTGGAGGAGGTGGCGCCGAATCCCATGCCCAGGCCGCCGTCCACAAGTTGGGCGGCCAGCCCGGCCACGGCAATGAGCAGGAGCGTTTCAATCTTGTACATCTCAGGCGCCTTTCTCGGCGGCGGCGCGGTATCGGTCTGCGATAACGCCCGCGAGGTCTGTGGTCAGCGGCCCGGACGCATGCAGGTGCGCCGGAATCCGGTTCAGCAGTGTTCCGTGGGTGACAAAGAGGGGAAGGACGTGCGTGTGCTTGTCGACGAACCTCCGGTCGCCGCCCGTCGCAGGCACCACCGCCACCTCAATCCCGGCGCGCTGGGCCAGGTCGTCGGCGAGGCGGTGGTAGTTCGCGGCCTGCTCGGCATCCGAGGTGCCGACGGGGAAGATCGTGGCGTGGGGGGCCGAAGGGGCGTCGAGAAGCAGGCGTTTGTGCAGCACCTCGGCGATGTCGCTGCCGGTGCCCAGGGGCTCGGCGAGGACGAGGTCGCAGTGGTTGCGGGCTTCGGCGAGGTGCGCCGGCACGTCCACCTTGGCGTGGAATGCGCGGGTGAACAGCAGCGGCACGACAACGGCCCGCTTCGCGGCCCGCGTGGTGGAAAGTGTGGCGGCGGCCTCGGCGAGGGTGGGGGTGTCGAACTCGAGGTGGGCGTCGGCCCACTCCACGCCGAGCTGCGCCGCGGCCGCTTGTGTGAGCGCGCGGATGCCCTCCTTGGCGCGCGGGTGGCGCGAGCCGTGGGAAAGGGTGATCAGCGCGTCCATCGGGGCTACCTCAGGCGAGTTCCCACCAGGCCGGCAGCCAGGGTGTTGCCGCTTGCCTGGTCCACCAGCAGGAAGTTGCCCACCGCGCCGCGGGCCGCGTAGGGCTCCACCGGCAGCTCGTCGGCGGTCTGGATGGTCACGTGGGCGATCTCGTTGAGCGCGACAGCCTCCGGGGCGGTGTTGTCGCCGGCGGCGCCGTCGATGTCGAGCACGCGGTCCACGCTGGCCACACGCGCGCGGACGAACGCGGTGCCGATGCGCAGCTTCACGGTCTGGCCGGCGCGCAGCTCCTTTTCGGTCAGCCCCACCACGGTGGCGTCGAACTCCCTCGTGTCTGCTGGCCGAGTTTGCGAGGCCAGCAGGTCGCCGCGGGTCAGGTCGATCTCGTCCGCCAGGAGCAGCGCGACGGAGTCGCCGGCGTGGGCGGTCTCCACCGGGCCGTCGGCCGTGTCGATGCCCGCCAAGGTGGTGGTGCGGCCGTAGGGGGCCAGGATCTCGTCGCCGACCGAGATTGCACCGGCGTTGACACGCCCTGCGTAGGCGCGGTAGTCGGAGGCGTGCTCGCGCAGCACGTACTGGATGTTGAAGCGGAAGTCCAGGTCGTCGGCGCGGCCGTGGTTGACCGGGATGCTCTCGAGCAGCTCCAGCACGGTCGGACCGGTGTACCAGGCGGTTTCGGCGCTGTGCTCGGCAACGTTGTCGCCCTTGAGCGCAGAGATCGGCACCACGTGCGGGTCCTCGATGCTCAGCTCCGCAGCCTTCGCGTCGAAGTCCGCCTTGATCTCGTTGAAGGTCTCCTCCGAGTAACCGACCAGGTCGATCTTGTTCACCGCCAGGATCACGGTGCGCACACCCAGCAGTTTGGCCACGGTGAGGTGGCGGATGGTCTGCTCCACCACGCCGTTGCGCGCGTCGACGAGCAGCACGACCACCTGCGAGGTGGACATGCCGGTGACCGTGTTGCGGGTGTACTGCACGTGCCCCGGCGTGTCGGCGAGGATGAAGGTGCGCTTGTCGGTGGCGAAGTAGCGGTAGGCCACGTCGATGGTGATGCCCTGCTCGCGTTCGGCCCGGAGGCCGTCGACAAGCAAAGAAAGGTCCAGGCCCTCGAAGCCGCGATCGGCGCTGGTGCGCTCCACCGAGGCGAGCTGGTCCGCGAGCACGGACTTGGTGTCGTGCAACAGACGGCCCACGAAGGTGGACTTGCCGTCGTCGACGGAGCCAGCGGTGCACAGGCGCAGCGTTTCGCGCTCGGCGAGCACGCCCGTCGCGCTGGAGGAGGCGGTGGCGGAAGTGGTGGTTGGGGCAGTCATCAGAAGTAGCCTTCCTTCTTGCGGTCTTCCATGGCGGATTCGCTCAAGCGGTCGTCGGCGCGGGTGGCGCCGCGCTCGGTGAGGGTTGAGTTGGCAATTTCGACGAGCACCTCGTCGATGGTGGACGCGTCCGAATCGACGGCGCCGGTGCAGGACATGTCGCCGACGGTGCGGTAGCGCACCCGGCGGGTCTCAAGCGCCTCGCCCTCGCGCGGGCCGCCCCACTCCCCCGGGGTCAGCCACATGCCGTCGCGGCCGAACACCTCGCGGTCGTGCGCGAAGTAAATCGACGGCAGCGCAATCCCGCGCGCGCCGATGTACTCCCACACATCCGCCTCCGTCCAGTTGGAGATGGGGAACACGCGCACGTTCTCCCCCGGTAGCGTCGCGCCGTTGTACAAATCCCACAGCTCAGGGCGCTGGCGGCGCGGATCCCAGCCGCCGAAGGAGTCGCGCACGGAAAACACGCGCTCCTTGGCGCGGGCACGCTCCTCGTCGCGGCGGGCGCCGCCGAGCACAGCGTTGTAGCCGACCTCCGCGATCGTCTCCACCAGCGGCACGGTCTGCAGCGGGTTGCGGGTGCCGTCCGGGCGCTCCTGCAGGTCGCCGCGGTCGATCCAGTCCTGCACGTGCGCAACGCGCAGGCGCAGCCCGTGCTTTTCCACAATCTCGTCGCGGAACTCGATCACCTCGGGGAAGTTGTGCCCGGTATCCACGTGCAACAGCTCAATCGGCGCTTTCGCTGGCGCGAAGGCGCGGCGCGCCAGCTCCAGCACCACGCAGGAATCCTTGCCGCCGGAAAACAGCAGGCCAATTTTGTCGAACTGCCCGGCCACCTCGCGGATGATGTGGATGGACTCGTTTTCCAAGTCCTTCAGGTGCGGCGACAGCTCAGGTGTTGTTGCTTGAGTCATGTTCTTCTAGCTCCTTGTTATTCGTGCAGGCCGCACTCGGTCTTCGATGCGAATGCCCAGCGCCCGGCGCGCGGGTCCTCCCCCTCGGCCACCGGCAGGGTGCAGGTGGCGCAGCCGATGGAGGGGTAGCCCTGGCGGGTCAGCGGGTGGATGATTAAGTCATTGTCCCGCTCAAAGGCCTCCGTTTCCTCCAGCGACCACGTCACCAGCGGGGAGATCTTCAACCGGCCCGTGTTGTCCAGGCTCAGCGCCGGAGCTTCTGCGCGGGTGGGTCCGTCGGCGCGGCGCAGACCGGTGATCCAGCCGGCGTACGGGCTCATGTGCACCGCCAGCGGCTCCACCTTGCGCATGCGGCAGCACGCGGACGGGGCGCGCAAGTACAAATTCGGGCCGTAGGTCTCGTCCTGTTGTGCGCGGGTGAGCTGCGCCTTCGCCCGCACCAGCGAATGGGAGGAGTAGCGCGCCTCGACCTTGTCGGCCACCTCGAGGGTCTCCGGGAAGTGGTACTCGGTGTCCAGGAAGAGGAAATCCGCGCCGGGCAGGTGCCGGTCCGCCAGCTCCGCCAACACGGTGTTTTCCATGGAGAGGGTGACCACGAGGTCGCCGGGGGCGTACTGGTGGGCCCAGTCCAAAATGTCGGCGGCGGAGGCGCGGTAAAGCTTCGGCGCCCACGTTTCCACCAGCGCCGCGTTTTGTTGCGCCACATCGTCCGGCAGCGGCGCCGTTTCCTTCGGGCCTTCGGGGCTGACGTCCGGGTCGCGGAAGTTGCCGCCCGGCTGGTTGAGCAGGTTGATCATCGGTTACCTTCCTTCACTACTGCGGTGTGGCCGTGGCGCGCCAACGAGGCCTGAAGCGCCTCCTCGGTGGACGGCGCCGGCGCATGCGGGGTGTCCGGGTCGTCCTGGCCGTGGTACTTCACTTCGAAAACGCGCAGGCACTCCCCGCACTTCCAGGCAAAGTCCGTTTCCTCGTTGGGCCACAGATCCTCGCCGCCACAGTACGGGCAAAACGTGGGGAAATTTCGGTTCGGATTCGGCTTGCGGCGAAAGCTCATCGCAGGTCGTCCTCGTCTGCGCGGGCGACCCATTGACGAAATGTCTCGCCTCCCTCTCGCTTGTCCACGTAGTTTTGCACCACGCGCGTGACGTAATCCGTCAGCTCGGTAGACAGCACCTTGTGGCCACGCAGCTTCCGGCCGAAGTTGGCGGCCTCGCCGATCGTGCCGCCGAGGTGGACCTGGAAGCCTTCGACCTTGTCGCCGTTTGCGTCCACCACCATCTGGCCTTTCAGCCCGATGTCGGAGACCTGGTGGCGCGCGCACGCGTTCGGGCAGCCGTTGAGCGAGATGGTAATCGGCGAGTCCAGGTCGCCGAAGCGCTCCTCCAGCTCGTCCGCCAGCTCGATCGCGCGGGACTTGGTGGTCACGTGCGCGAGCTTGCAGTACTCCAGGCCGGTGCAGCTCAACAGGCCGCGGCGGAACTCGGAGGGGTTGGAATACAGACCCATCTCCTCCAGGTCCGCCTGCAGCTTCTCGACGTCCTCCGGTGCGACACCGAGCAAGAGCACCTCCTTGAACGGGGTGAAGCGCAGGTCGGTCACGCCGTAGCGCTCCGCCAAATCGGCCAAGGCGATGAGCTGCTCGCCGGACATGTGGCCGAGCGTGGGCTTGACGCCGATGTAGCGCTTGCCGTCTTTCTGCTCGTGCACGCCGATGTGGTCGCGGTCGATCAGGTTGTCGGGGGCCTTTGGGCCGTCGGCAAGCGCATAGCCCAAGTAGTCCTCCTCGAGGACGCGACGGAACTTCTCCACGCCCCACTCGGCGACGAGGAATTTCAGCCGCGCGCGGTTGCGCAGGCGGCGGTAGCCGTAGTCGCGGAAGATGCGCACCACGTTCGCCCAGACGTCGGGCACCTGCTCGAGCGTGACAAACGCGCCGAGTGACTGCGCGAGCATCGGGTTGGTGGAAAGCCCGCCGCCGACGTAGCACTCGAAGCCCGGGCCGAGCTCGGGGTGCTCGACGCCGATGAAGGCGAGGTCGTTGATCTCGTGCACCACGTCCTGGCGGGCGTTGCCGGAAATCGCGGTCTTGAACTTGCGCGGCAGGTTCTGGAATTCGTCGTCGGTGACGATCTGCTGGATCTTGCGGATCGCAGGCGTCGCGTCGATGATCTCGTCCTTGGCGATGCCGGCGACCGGGGAACCCAAGATCACGCGCGGAACGTCGCCGCAGGCATCCCACGTGTTCAGGCCGTGTTCCTCGAGCTTTTCCCAGATGGCGGGCACGTCCTCGATGCGCACCCAGTGGAACTGGATGTTCTGGCGGTCGGTCAGGTCCACGGTGGAGCGCGCGTAATCGCGCGAGAGCTCGCCGACGGCGCGGGCTTGGGCGGTCGAGCAGATGCCGCCGTCGAAGCGCACGCGCATCATGAAGTACTTGTCCTCGAGGACCTGGTTGTCCTCGCCGGTGAACTCGCCGCCCAAGTTCTGCTTGCGCTGGGTGTACAGGCCCAGCCACTTGAAGCGCGGGTAGAGGTCCTCGCGGTCAATGGAGTCGAAGCCGCCCTTGGAGTAGGTGTCGATCACGCGCTGCTTGACGTCGAGCACCGGGGACTCCTGCTTGATCTCCTCGTCGTGGTTGAGGGGCGCGGAGCCGTCGATGAGCCACTGCCCTTCCGGCTTTTTCGGGCGTGTCTTCGGCTTTGTAGGTGCGCTCATGTGCTCTCTCTCAATAGGCAACAAGTAGACAACTCGGTACGCATCCGGGCGTGCCGGGACTATTGCTGGCCTAGTGTGCCGTACTGCTCGGTCTGAAACAACCGTTTGCGTGAAACTGCCGGTTAAAGCGGTGAATCTAAACGTTTTCCGGAGTGCTGGAATGAAATTCTAGATATGTTTAAGACCGCTCGGTCTATGCGCTATAGTGTCCACCATCAACACACCCTTTTGCGAAAGGACAATGAACTTATGAGCCTGCGCGTCGCCGTAGTTGGTGCCGGCCCTGCCGGCATTTACGCCTCCGACCTGCTAATCCGCAACGAAGAACACGACATCCACGTCGACCTTTTCGAGCAGATGCCCGCCCCGTTCGGCCTGATCCGTTACGGCGTGGCCCCCGACCACCCGCGCATCAAGGGCATTGTGAAGTCCCTGCACAACGTGCTGGACAAGGACAAGCTGCGCCTCATCGCCAACGTCACCGTCGGCCGCGATGTCACCATCGACGACCTGCGGGACTACTATGACGCTGTTGTCATCTCCACCGGTGCCGTGCGCGACCGCGAGCTGCTCATCCCGGGCGGCGACAAGTCCATCGGCGCCGGCGAGTTCGTCGGCTTCTACGACGGCAACCCGCGCTTCGAGCGCAACTGGAACCTCGAGGCCAAGGAAGTCGCCGTCGTCGGCGTGGGCAACGTCGCCCTGGACATCTCCCGCGTCCTGGCCAAGACCGGCGACGAGCTCGCCGTCACCGAGATCCCGGACAACGTGTACGAGTCGCTGAAGAACAACAAGGCTGAGACGGTGCACATGTTCGGTCGCCGTGGCCCGGCCCAGGCCAAGTTCACCCCGAAGGAGCTGCGCGAGCTGGACGGGTCCGACACCATCCAGGTGCTGGTGGACCCCGAGGACATCGACTACGACGAGCTGTCTGAGCAGGTGCGCCGCTCCGACAAGTCCATCGACCTGAACTGCCAGGTGCTGGAGCAGTACGCGATGCGCGAGCCGGACGATGCCCCGCACAAGATCTACATCCACTTCTTCGAAGAGCCGGTGGAGGTGCTCACCGAGGGCGACGCCGTGGTGGGCATCCGCACCGAGCGCCAGGAACTGGACGGCAACGGCGGCATCAAGGGCACCGGCAAGTTCACCGACTGGCCGGTCCAGCAGGTCTACCACGCCGTGGGCTACCGCTCCGAGCCGGTCGAGGGCGTGCCCTTCGACCTCGAGCGCCACGTCATCCCCAACGACGGCGGCCGTGTCCTGGTCACCGCCGAGGAAGACGCCGCGCCGGAGGACAAGCTCTACGTCACCGGCTGGATCAAGCGCGGCCCGATCGGCCTGATCGGCAACACCAAGTCCGACGCCAAGGAGACGACGGACATGCTTATCGCCGACGCGGACGCCGGCAAGCTGGCCGCGCCGACCCACACCGGCGCCGACGACATTTTCGACCTGCTGCGCGAACGCGGCGTGGACTACGCCACCTGGGAAGGCTGGTACAAGCTCGACGAGGCCGAGCGCGCCCTCGGCGCAGCCGACCCGAACTTCCCGCGCGAGCGCAAGAAGATCGTGGAGTGGGACGAGATGCTGGGCCACTCCCGCGCGCAGTAGTAGCAAGTGCAACAACAGCATGCAGTGGCCCGCACGCATCCTCGCCGCCCCGCTCGCGATGATCGCGGCGCTGGCTGCCTGGCTGGCGCTCGCGCCGTTCACCCCGCACGTCGCGTACTGGGGCGCGGCATCGCTGGTCAGCCCGCAGTACGCGGGCCCGCTCCTGCTCATTTCGCTGGGCGTGGCGGCGGCGTCTGCCGCACTCGCCCGCGCCTCGCGGGCGAACCTTCTGCCGGCGGCCCTCGGGGTGGTGGCCACCGCGGCCGCCGCGGCGCTTTTCGGCGGCCAGCTGCACGCCGCCCGCGCGCTTGGCACCGATGCCGACGCGTGGGCCGCGCTGAGCTGGGCGGGGTTGGACAAGACCGCCCAGGGGCCCGACGCGACCGTCCCGTTCGACCTCTTCGGGACCGACGAGCTGGACATGGACGTCTACCTCCCGCGGGAGGGCGGCCCGCGCCCCGTCCTCCTCTACACGCACGGCGGCGGCTGGGACCAGCTCAATAAGCGTTCCCAGGCCTACAACATGCGGCAGATGGCTGACCGCGGCTACGTTGTGGTGTCGATGGATTACACGTTGTCTAGCCGTGAGCAGCCCACCTGGGACGTCGCCGCCGGCGAGGTTGGCTGCGCATTTACGTGGGTGGGCGCGCACGCCGCCGACTACGGTGGGGACCCGGCGAGGTTCTTCACCTACGGCGAGTCCGCCGGAGGGCAGTTGCTTCTCGACGCCTCCTACGATGCCGCCGCCGGCACGCTTACCTCCGACTGCGGCGGCCGCGCCGCCGTCCCCCGCGCCGTCTATGCCGACTCCCCCGCTCTCGACGCCCGGGCCGTGTGGGGCGGCGACGACCCGTACGCCGGCCGCGGCGCGCGCGAGACGGTGGAAAAGTACCTGGGCGGCACCCCGGGCGAATACCCGGCGCGCGCCGACGCGGTGACCTCGGCGAACCACGTCACGGACCGCTCGCAGCCGACGATGATCGTGCGCAGCGCGGACGACCGCCTCGTCCCGCCCGGCAGCTACGAGGGTTTCCACGCCGCCGCGGCGGCGAGCGGCGTCGAGCTCACCGAGCAGGTACGCCCGCACGCCGACCACGCCTCCGCGCTGAGCGCCCACGGAGTGTGGAACCAGCACCTGCTCGACTCCATGACGACGTTCTTCGCGGAGCACGGGGCGGACGCGTGAGCGGCCAGCTGACCGGGCGCGCCCGCACCGGCGCGGCGGTGGCCTCGATCCTGCTCGGCGCGCTCTTCATCGTCGACTGGGTGACAGTGCAGTCGCCGGTCGGCGCGGCGGCAAAGCTGGCCGGGGCCGCCATCCTGGCGGGCGCGACCGCCTCCTGCGCCGCGCTGTGGGTCCCCGGCATCGCCGCGTGCGCCACCCTCGCCCTGGCGCTGCAGAGCCTCAGCGTCTTCCTCTACTGGGCCCCGCCGCTGGCGTTCGCCTCCTACCTGCTGGGCCTGTCCGCCCCGCGCAGGCAGCGGCCCTGGCTCGTGGCGTGGGTGCTGGGGGTCTCCACCGCCGGCCTCTACGCCCACCACCTGTTCTTCGACGCCGAGTGGCCCAGCGGCATGACCACCACCGAGGCGGTGGAGGCCGGGGTCGGCGCGACCGTGCTGTGCTGGCTGGCGCTGGGCTTCTTCTACCTGCTGGGCACCCAGGCGCGCCAGCGCCGCGAGCGCATCTCGGAGCTAGAGCAGCAGGTGGAGTTCGCGCACGTGCGCGAGCGCACGCAGATCGCCCGGGAGATGCACGACATCGTCGCGCACACGCTCGCGGGCATCACCGCGCTTGCCGACGGCGCCCGCTACGCCGCCAAGTCCAACCCGGAGGTAGCGGAGGAGGCGCTGGAGACCATCAGCCGGGAGTCGCGCACGGCGCTCGGCCAGATACGCGGGCTGCTCAGCGTGCTGCGCAGCGACGAGACCGAGCGCCCCGCCGGCACCGCGCCGAGCCGGCACGACTTCGAGGCGCTTTTCGACGACGCCCGCCGCCGCGGGACCGACCTGACCGTCGAGGGCCTCGACGACCTGCCCGCCGACCTGCCCGCGCTCACGCAGTTCACGCTCTATCGCGTTTGCCAGGAGGCAGTGACCAACATGCTGCGGCACGCGTCCTCCCCCGCCGGCGTGATCCGGTTTGTGGTGGGTGCCCACTCAATTGTGGTGGAGGCGGAAAACGCGGCATCAAAAAGCAAAAGCTCGACGGGGGGCTTCGGGCTGGTGGGCATCGAGGAGCGGGTGGCCGCGGTCAGCGGGCGGGTACGCTTCGAGCGCGACGGTGGCAAGTTTGTGCTGACGGCGGAGGTACCTCGATGATCACGGTTGCGCTTGTGGACGACCAACCGCTCGTGCGCGCTGGGTTTTCCATGCTGGTTGGCTCGCAGGGCGACATGGAGGTGGCGTGGCAGGCCGGCGACGGCGATGAGGTGCCGGGCCGAGAGGCCGCGGACGTGGTGCTCATGGACATCCGTATGCCCAGCGTCGGTGGCATCGAAGCCACCCGTGCGCTGCTTGCGGAGCACCCCGACACCCGGGTCATCATGCTCACCACTTTCGACGACCAGGAGCTGGTGCTCGACGCGCTCGATGCCGGCGCCTCCGGCTTCCTGCTCAAGGACGCCGACCCCGACGAGCTGCTCAGCGCGATCCGCGCCGTCGACGGCGGCGACGCGGTGCTCGCGCCGAAGGTGACCCGCCACGTCATCGGCGCGGCGCAGGCCCCGGAGCATCAGGAGGCGGCACGCAACGAGGCAATGCTCGAGCGACTCACCCCGCGCGAGGTGGAGGTCCTGCGCTTGGTGGCGCTGGGCTACTCAAACGAGGAGATTGCCGAGGCCGAGACGCTCTCCCCCGCGACGGTGAAGACGCACGTGCACCGCATTCTGTTCAAGACCGAGTCCCGCGACCGCGTCCACGCCGTCCTCTTCGCGTTCCGCGCGGGCTTGGTGGGCACCGGCGAGTTGCTGGGCCACTAGCCGCCTACACCCCAGGGTGTACGCGCCGATTTACACCCGCGGGCGGACGATTTCGCCTGCGCCGCGCGCGATTGTGGGAACCATGATCGAAGTTCACAACCTGACCAAACGGTATTCAAGCTCCACCGCCGTCAACGCGCTGTCGTTCACCGCGCCGGACGGCGACGTCACAGGCTTCTTGGGCCCGAACGGCTCCGGCAAGTCCACGACCATGCGCATGATCGTCGGGCTAGAAACCCCAGACGAGGGCGAGGCGCTTATCGACGGCTCCGCTTTCCGATCCCTCGACCAGCCCGCACGCGCCGTCGGGGCACTGCTCAACCCGGAATGGATCGCCCCGCACATGACTGGGCGCGGCCACCTGAAGATGGTCGCCGATTACGCCGGCGTGCCGGAATCCCGCGCCGACGAGGCGCTTGAGGCGTTCGGGCTCGCGGAAGCAGCAAAACGGCAAGTGAAAAACTACTCCCTCGGCATGCGCCAGCGCCTCGGCGTGGCCAGCGCGCTGATCGCGGACCCATCCAACGTCATCCTGGACGAGCCGGTCAACGGTCTCGACCCGCAGGGCGTCGCCTGGATGCGGGGGCGCATCCGCGAGATGGCCGCCGAGGGTCGTGCGGTAGTCGTCTCTTCGCACCTGATGAGCGAGATGCAGCTCACTGCGGACCGCCTTGTGGTGATCAACCGCGGCCGCCTCGCCGGTGAGGGCCCGCTCGAGGACTTCCTGGGCTCCAACCGGGTTGAGGCGACCTGCAGCGACCCGGCGCGGCTGGCTGAGGCCGTCGGCGGCCAGGTCATCGGCGACTCCGTTGTCGTCGACGACGCCACCGCCCGAGACGTCGGCGAGGCCGCCCAGCGCGCCGGGGTGACGGTGTACTCCCTCCAGGAATCCCGCCGAAGCCTCGAAGAAGTGTTCCTGGAGTCGACGAAATAGGACGTAGGAGGTTTTCCATGCACACACTGAAAGCAACGCTTCGGGAAGTCTTTTCCCGCCCCGCGACGCGCATCCTGCTCGCGTTTGTCGCGGCCGCCCTCATTCTCGGGCCCATGGCCGTCGCGATGCTCCTCGGCCCCAACGGTACAAGCACCGCAGACCCTGCAATGCTGCTCATCCCGGCCGCTTTGATGCTCCCTGTGGCGTTCGCCGCGGGCGCTTTCCCCGCCGGCAGCGCGCACTCGCGCGGCACGATCGGCTACGCCTACCTCGCGTCGAACCACCGCGGTTGGGAGCTCGCATGTCGCGTCGGAATCGCAGCTCTCGCCTGCATACTGACGGCATTTGCCGCCTCGGCGATCGGGCTCGGCGGCGCGCACGTGTTTGTCGACAGCGTCGCTCTGGAAGGCGCCGACAGCGCAGATATGGTGCGCGGCCAGGCCGAGCTGTGGATCGCGTACCCGCTCCTCGCGGCCCTGACAGCCGTACTGCTCGGTTCGGGCACCGCGTCCTTCTTCGTCTGGGTCGTAGAGTCGCTCATTGTGGAGACTGCCCTCGGCGCGATCAACCAGCCGTGGGCCGCGGCCCTGGAGAAGCTCCTGCCGGGCGGCGCGGCCGGGAACGGCATGGCCGGAGTAGCTACCCTCGCGGTGTGGGTCGTGGCCCTCGCCGCCGCCGCGTATGCGGCCGTTCAGCGG from Corynebacterium fournieri harbors:
- a CDS encoding ATP-binding cassette domain-containing protein, giving the protein MIEVHNLTKRYSSSTAVNALSFTAPDGDVTGFLGPNGSGKSTTMRMIVGLETPDEGEALIDGSAFRSLDQPARAVGALLNPEWIAPHMTGRGHLKMVADYAGVPESRADEALEAFGLAEAAKRQVKNYSLGMRQRLGVASALIADPSNVILDEPVNGLDPQGVAWMRGRIREMAAEGRAVVVSSHLMSEMQLTADRLVVINRGRLAGEGPLEDFLGSNRVEATCSDPARLAEAVGGQVIGDSVVVDDATARDVGEAAQRAGVTVYSLQESRRSLEEVFLESTK